Proteins encoded in a region of the Chryseobacterium piperi genome:
- a CDS encoding IS1182 family transposase, whose translation MLSTSKVVFKDYTPKENLLFPPNLSELIDERHPVKIVSNIIDGLDIKSLIKTYKPGGTSCYHPKMLLKVLIYGYLSNIYSSRKMEQALKENIHFMWLSAMSRPDHNTLNRFRSERLKGEIKAIFTQIVLLLEKEGLVSLKTTFVDGTKIEANANRYTFVWGRAVKKHKERIAEQLEELWNYAETVAKDELENTESIDFKEVDSEKVTQTIEKINEVLKDKKVASKVRQKLNYAKKNWADNLEKYKKQQELLEDRNYYSKTDTDATFMRMKEDHMRNGQLKPAYNLQISTHRQFILHYSIHPNPTDTKTLATHLLGFEESYHKAPKELVADAGYGSEENYNLLKSKKIKAYVKYNYFRKDQKSGQITTSQNNPKLAKIREKVFKLLNTSKGIKLRKQRSHDVEPVFAELKHNKNFKRFMLRGKNKVEVEIGILAIAHNLKKMSKAA comes from the coding sequence GTGTTAAGTACGTCAAAAGTAGTCTTTAAAGATTACACCCCCAAAGAAAATCTGCTTTTTCCTCCCAATTTATCGGAGTTGATTGATGAGCGACATCCTGTGAAAATTGTTTCAAACATTATTGATGGCTTGGATATCAAAAGCTTAATTAAAACCTACAAACCTGGCGGAACATCTTGCTACCACCCGAAAATGCTTTTGAAAGTTTTGATTTATGGCTATTTAAGCAATATCTATTCAAGCCGCAAAATGGAGCAGGCCTTGAAAGAAAACATCCATTTTATGTGGCTCTCTGCAATGAGCCGTCCCGATCATAACACCTTAAACAGGTTCCGTAGTGAACGATTGAAAGGTGAGATTAAAGCTATTTTCACACAAATTGTTCTTCTTTTGGAAAAGGAAGGTTTGGTAAGTCTGAAAACCACTTTTGTAGATGGCACCAAGATAGAAGCCAATGCCAATCGCTATACTTTTGTTTGGGGAAGAGCTGTCAAAAAACACAAAGAAAGGATTGCAGAGCAATTAGAAGAGCTTTGGAACTATGCAGAAACAGTTGCCAAAGACGAGCTTGAAAATACAGAAAGTATTGATTTTAAAGAAGTAGATTCTGAAAAAGTAACTCAAACCATCGAAAAGATCAATGAAGTTTTGAAAGATAAAAAAGTAGCTTCAAAAGTTCGTCAGAAACTGAATTATGCTAAGAAAAACTGGGCAGATAATTTAGAGAAATATAAAAAACAGCAAGAATTATTAGAAGATAGAAATTACTATTCCAAAACCGATACAGACGCTACTTTTATGCGAATGAAGGAGGATCATATGCGAAACGGACAACTAAAACCCGCTTACAATCTACAAATTTCTACCCATAGACAATTCATTTTACATTATTCAATTCATCCCAACCCAACAGACACCAAAACATTAGCGACTCATTTACTGGGTTTTGAAGAAAGCTATCATAAAGCTCCCAAAGAGCTTGTTGCTGATGCTGGTTATGGCTCAGAAGAAAATTACAACTTGTTAAAATCTAAGAAAATAAAAGCTTATGTTAAATATAATTACTTCAGAAAAGATCAGAAATCGGGACAAATAACCACTTCACAAAACAATCCTAAATTGGCAAAAATCAGAGAAAAGGTTTTCAAACTTCTTAATACCAGCAAGGGCATCAAACTCAGAAAACAAAGATCCCATGATGTTGAACCTGTTTTTGCAGAGCTCAAACACAACAAAAATTTTAAACGATTCATGCTTCGGGGAAAAAATAAAGTCGAGGTAGAAATCGGCATACTCGCAATTGCCCACAATCTAAAGAAAATGTCAAAAGCAGCCTAA